From Glycine soja cultivar W05 chromosome 4, ASM419377v2, whole genome shotgun sequence, the proteins below share one genomic window:
- the LOC114410860 gene encoding uncharacterized protein LOC114410860 gives MVVLETKLNKASVEEIMRRKFGDWHFTHNFASHNAGRILILWKQDKIHLSVLESNAQLIHCAIDCKTTVKRFQVSFIYGLHSIMARRSLWINLNSINANMNCPWLLIGDFNSILSPTDRFNGAEPNAYELQDFVDCYSDLGLGSINTHGPLYTWTNGRVWSKLDRALCNQVWFNSFGNSACEVMEFISISDHTPLVVTTELVVPRGVQQHSNRVELAEAEYNNVLNSLKQNPQDPSLLALANRTRGQTIMLRKVESMKFAQLIKNKYLLQADKCSKFFHALIKRNRHSQFIAAIRLEDGHNTSSQDEIALAFVNHFRNLFSAHELTQTPSISICNRGPKVPTDCFAALLCPTSKQEVWNIISMMDNNKAPGPDGFNVLFFKKAWNIIGDDIFVAVNEFFTTGKTLKQLNHAIIALIPKHDQASQVNHFRLISCCNLLYKIVSKILANRIAPVLETIIGETQTAFIKNRKMMDNIFLVQEILRKYARKRSSLRCLLKIDLHKAYDSISWEFLDWMLKSIGFPAQFCTWIMECVSSTSFSVAINGSIYGHFKGKRSLRQGDLLSPYLFVLCLEYFSRDMSSLKDNANFKFHPNCAGIQLSHFAFADDIMLLSRGDIPSVSTMFAKLQHF, from the exons ATGGTTGTGTTGGAAACTAAGTTGAATAAGGCTTCAGTTGAGGAAATCATGAGAAGAAAGTTTGGTGACTGGCACTTCACCCATAACTTCGCTTCTCATAATGCTGGCAGAATTCTTATCCTCTGGAAGCAGGATAAGATTCATCTTTCTGTTTTAGAGTCAAATGCCCAATTGATTCACTGTGCTATTGATTGTAAAACCACTGTCAAACGCTTTCAGGTTTCATTCATCTATGGTCTTCACTCCATTATGGCAAGAAGATCTCTTTGGATAAATCTGAATAGTATCAATGCTAATATGAATTGCCCCTGGCTCCTCATTGGTGACTTCAACTCCATTTTGTCTCCCACCGACCGTTTCAATGGAGCTGAGCCCAATGCTTATGAGTTGCAAGATTTTGTTGATTGCTATTCTGACCTGGGGTTGGGGAGCATCAACACTCATGGCCCCTTGTACACGTGGACTAATGGCAGGGTGTGGAGCAAACTGGACAGAGCTTTATGTAACCAGGTCTGGTTCAATTCCTTTGGAAATTCTGCTTGTGAAGTTATGgagtttatttctatttcagACCATACTCCTCTAGTTGTCACCACTGAGTTGGTAGTGCCTAGAG GAGTTCAGCAACACTCTAACCGAGTGGAGCTAGCTGAGGCTGAATATAACAATGTGCTTAATTCTCTAAAGCAAAATCCTCAGGATCCTTCCCTTCTTGCTCTGGCAAACCGCACTAGAGGGCAGACCATTATGCTTAGAAAAGTGGAGTCTATGAAATTTGCTCAGCTcatcaaaaacaaatatctCCTACAGGCTGATAAATGTTCCAAATTCTTTCATGCTTTAATCAAACGCAACAGACACAGCCAGTTTATTGCTGCCATAAGGCTAGAGGATGGGCATAACACTTCCTCCCAAGATGAAATTGCCCTTGCTTTTGTGAATCACTTTAGGAATTTGTTTAGTGCTCATGAGCTGACCCAAACTCCTTCCATTTCGATCTGCAACAGGGGTCCTAAGGTTCCCACTGATTGCTTTGCGGCCTTACTTTGTCCTACTTctaagcaagaggtttggaacaTTATTTCTATGATGGATAACAATAAAGCTCCTGGGCCAGATGGTTTCAATGttttattcttcaagaaggcttGGAATATCATTGGTGATGATATCTTTGTAGCGGTTAATGAATTCTTTACAActggaaaaactctaaagcaaCTCAACCATGCTATTATTGCGCTTATTCCTAAGCATGATCAGGCCTCCCAGGTTAACCATTTTAGACTCATATCTTGCTGTAATTTGTTATACAAGATTGTGTCTAAAATTCTGGCCAACCGCATAGCCCCAGTGCTTGAGACTATTATTGGGGAAACTCAAACTGCTTTCATTAAGAACAGAAAGATGATGGACAACATCTTCCTAGTTCAAGAGATTTTGCGCAAATATGCCCGAAAAAGATCCTCTCTGAGATGCCTCCTGAAAATTGACTTGCATAAAGCTTATGATTCCATTTCTTGGGAATTCTTGGATTGGATGCTTAAGTCCATTGGTTTCCCAGCCCAATTCTGTACTTGGATCATGGAATGTGTTTCTTCCACTTCCTTTAGTGTGGCAATCAATGGATCCATTTATGGTCACTTCAAAGGGAAGCGGAGTCTTAGACAAGGGGATCTTCTCTCCCCTTATCTGTTTGTGCTCTGTTTGGAGTACTTTTCCAGAGATATGAGCAGCCTCAAGGATAAtgccaattttaaatttcatcccaACTGTGCAGGTATTCAGCTATCTCATTTTGCTTTTGCAGATGATATTATGCTTCTATCTAGAGGAGATATCCCTTCTGTGTCAACTATGTTTGCCAAGCTTCAGCACTTCTGA
- the LOC114409826 gene encoding probable inactive poly [ADP-ribose] polymerase SRO5 isoform X1, whose amino-acid sequence MELTFPHQDEDDSVVSDCESGVSGSGVVVAPPPPPPQQQQRGFFVRLGEGDVVHDLIKTRFIRGLGMLGPKTEVVSVRRNACSDVVSQARLHSFHAHARAVARLRGGGNHANVKYAWYRTNGEDDVNDIVSQGFGFAHGPKLVLSPDDAPLQSARGCGVGKDGVRHALLCRVILGRSEIVRDNTEHCYPSCEEYDSGVDSFSGPTKYIIWSNRMNTHVLPAYVVSFRVSSFKGMEKSEEEPLRPTSPWMPFPTLISALSKVLPPCDIALISKFYKDKKDKKILRHELIQRVREIAGDKLLVAAIKSYRDNKKKPSFLQSRSKNGLATRIK is encoded by the exons ATGGAACTAACATTCCCTCATCAAGACGAAGATGATTCCGTTGTTTCTGATTGCGAGAGCGGTGTTTCGGGCAGTGGAGTCGTGGtggcaccaccaccaccaccaccacaacaacaacaacgtggTTTTTTCGTTAGGCTTGGAGAAGGTGACGTGGTTCACGATCTTATCAAGACAAGGTTTATTCGTGGCCTCGGCATGCTCGGGCCTAAAACCGAGGTTGTCTCCGTTCGCCGAAACGCGTGCTCCGACGTCGTTTCACAGGCGCGCCTTCACTCGTTTCATGCTCACGCCAGGGCGGTGGCGAGGCTCCGTGGCGGCGGGAATCATGCCAACGTGAAGTACGCCTGGTATCGTACGAACGGCGAGGACGACGTGAACGACATCGTTTCGCAAGGCTTCGGCTTCGCGCACGGCCCGAAACTCGTTCTCTCCCCTGACGACGCTCCTCTCCAAAG TGCGAGAGGGTGTGGGGTTGGGAAGGACGGTGTGAGGCACGCGTTACTGTGCCGCGTGATTCTAGGGAGATCAGAGATTGTTCGTGATAACACAGAACACTGCTATCCGAGTTGTGAAGAGTATGATTCTGGAGTGGATAGTTTTTCGGGGCCTACAAAGTACATCATTTGGAGCAATCGCATGAACACTCATGTTTTGCCTGCGTATGTTGTAAGCTTCAGAGTTTCTTCCTTCAAAG GGATGGAGAAGAGTGAAGAAGAACCTTTGAGACCTACTTCGCCTTGGATGCCATTCCCAACTCTGATTTCTGCGCTTTCCAAGGTTTTGCCTCCATGTGATATTGCCCTCATctccaagttctacaaagataaaaaa GACAAGAAGATTTTACGACATGAATTGATACAAAGAGTGAGAGAAATAGCTGGAGATAAGTTGCTAGTTGCGGCCATCAAATCTTATAGAGACAACAAG AAGAAACCAAGCTTTCTACAATCAAGGTCAAAGAATGGCTTAGCAACGAGGATAAAATAA
- the LOC114409826 gene encoding probable inactive poly [ADP-ribose] polymerase SRO5 isoform X2, with amino-acid sequence MELTFPHQDEDDSVVSDCESGVSGSGVVVAPPPPPPQQQQRGFFVRLGEGDVVHDLIKTRFIRGLGMLGPKTEVVSVRRNACSDVVSQARLHSFHAHARAVARLRGGGNHANVKYAWYRTNGEDDVNDIVSQGFGFAHGPKLVLSPDDAPLQSARGCGVGKDGVRHALLCRVILGRSEIVRDNTEHCYPSCEEYDSGVDSFSGPTKYIIWSNRMNTHVLPAYVVSFRVSSFKGMEKSEEEPLRPTSPWMPFPTLISALSKVLPPCDIALISKFYKDKKDKKILRHELIQRVREIAGDKLLVAAIKSYRDNKKPSFLQSRSKNGLATRIK; translated from the exons ATGGAACTAACATTCCCTCATCAAGACGAAGATGATTCCGTTGTTTCTGATTGCGAGAGCGGTGTTTCGGGCAGTGGAGTCGTGGtggcaccaccaccaccaccaccacaacaacaacaacgtggTTTTTTCGTTAGGCTTGGAGAAGGTGACGTGGTTCACGATCTTATCAAGACAAGGTTTATTCGTGGCCTCGGCATGCTCGGGCCTAAAACCGAGGTTGTCTCCGTTCGCCGAAACGCGTGCTCCGACGTCGTTTCACAGGCGCGCCTTCACTCGTTTCATGCTCACGCCAGGGCGGTGGCGAGGCTCCGTGGCGGCGGGAATCATGCCAACGTGAAGTACGCCTGGTATCGTACGAACGGCGAGGACGACGTGAACGACATCGTTTCGCAAGGCTTCGGCTTCGCGCACGGCCCGAAACTCGTTCTCTCCCCTGACGACGCTCCTCTCCAAAG TGCGAGAGGGTGTGGGGTTGGGAAGGACGGTGTGAGGCACGCGTTACTGTGCCGCGTGATTCTAGGGAGATCAGAGATTGTTCGTGATAACACAGAACACTGCTATCCGAGTTGTGAAGAGTATGATTCTGGAGTGGATAGTTTTTCGGGGCCTACAAAGTACATCATTTGGAGCAATCGCATGAACACTCATGTTTTGCCTGCGTATGTTGTAAGCTTCAGAGTTTCTTCCTTCAAAG GGATGGAGAAGAGTGAAGAAGAACCTTTGAGACCTACTTCGCCTTGGATGCCATTCCCAACTCTGATTTCTGCGCTTTCCAAGGTTTTGCCTCCATGTGATATTGCCCTCATctccaagttctacaaagataaaaaa GACAAGAAGATTTTACGACATGAATTGATACAAAGAGTGAGAGAAATAGCTGGAGATAAGTTGCTAGTTGCGGCCATCAAATCTTATAGAGACAACAAG AAACCAAGCTTTCTACAATCAAGGTCAAAGAATGGCTTAGCAACGAGGATAAAATAA